The segment GGTTCATTGCTGGAAACGGAGAGGAGAACTCGCCTTTACACCAGGAACCTTGACCAGGACGGTGTTGGCTTTGAGTATTGTATGTTCTACAACCAGGATGAGAAGAGGATCGTCTGCATATTCCAGCCCGGGCCCTATCTGGAGGGCCCAAGAGGGTGAGGATTCTTTCTTGTGTTCAGCCGATCTCACCTGGAATTGTTTGGTTTCTCAGCTCTCATATTTCCCTCTCCAGTTTCACACACGGCGGTTGTATCGCAACCATCATAGATGCCACAGTGGGGACCGGAGCCGTATATAACAGCGGGCATGCAATGACCGCCAACCTGAACATCAACTATAAGAAGTAAGAGAGTGTGAGGGCTGCAAATACTCTGAGGGGGATGGGGCACAATGTGGGGGGTGCAGGGTAGGGTGCCTGTATTTTAGGGGTTATTGATGATGAGAGGGTGTAATGCTgatctccctgtgtctgcagtccCATCCCGCTGGGATCCACTGTCATCATAGACAGCCGCGTGGATAAGGTGGAAGGACGCAAAATCTACACAAGCTGCCAAGTGCGCAATCATGATGATTCTGTGCTGCATACAGAGGCCACCGGTGAGGAATGATTGGCTATTCTTCTCCTCTGTCACCCTTATCAGTCCTCCTTCTTTTCTGCTGTCATTCCATCTCTATTGCCCCTGTCATTAATCCTCCTCTGCTGCCCCTACCGCGCAACGCCTTCTTTGTGGTCGATCCCCGGTTGCGGCTTCTTCTCTGCTGCCTCCCTCTCTGTCAACACTGCTCCTATGTTGACGCCGTTCCCATCGATGCTCCTCCTTTGCCACCTTTGCCCCTTCCTCTGCTGCTGCCCCTTTTCTGCCCCGCACCTCTGCTGCTGCCCCTTTTCTGCCCCGCACCTCCTGTTGCCACTTCTGCTCTGATGCCGCTGCTCACCCTCTGCTGACGTTCCACCTCTGCGGCCACCCTTGCCATCACCTCTACTCTGCACCTTCTTTTCAATGCCCCTCCCCTGCGGGCTGCCTACACGTCGGCAGCCCCTCCCCTGCGGGCTGCCTACACGTCGGCGGCCCCTCCCCTGCGGACTGCCTACGCGTCGGCGGCCCCTCCCCTGCGGACTGCCTACGCGTCGGCGGCCCCTCCCCTGCGGACTGCCTACGCGTCGGCGGCCCCTCCCGTTGCAGCTTCTCTTCTGTCGGCCCCTGTTGTTTCTCCTCCCCACCCCTCCTGTACCACAATTGAtatctctcctcttctttctcctctcaGGTTTGTTCATCAAAGTGGGAGACTCGGAAGCCaaactataaactttgtacattaCAAACAGCAGGAAATATTCCCGACTCCTCTCCACCACAACAACATTGCCAGCCTCCAAGCTCCCCTTCTATTGGTAGCAGCTCCTCTTTACACTGTAGTGTATACTATCCACCACTAGTGGGCGGCAAATCTCATTTTTGGAACCCCAGTGGAGATGTGTTCCAGGGGCCAACTCTACTAACATAGTCTGTGCTATAGGCTGGGTGTCCTCCTCCAGGTCCAATAACATTACTTCCTACCTAACATCCTCCAAGTGTCCGCTCTACCTCATTGTGGGTGACTCAAGCGTGCACCACACAGGATtctgtttagtattttaaattttttctccatttattaataatattttattctttgctgGTTTACATCATTACTGCAACAGCAGAATGCGTTCACTGTGCAAGGAAATGTCCACTAAGCTCAGCGATGGTGCCTTGATTCATCCAATCACGTGcgagcaaaaaaactttttatttttcattttattctcacattcagtttttcttgcatgtgattggatatccTTTGCCAAGTGAATGTTCCCTTTTCATAGTGAACGTTCTTCACTCCAGCTCCGCCATGTTCCGTTATCgtgttgttttataatattgcCTCCATTGACTGAACGTTTAGGTTACTTGAAAGGTTTTCCTTAAAAACACTCACTGGACTTGTTAATAAAGTTTTTACAGAGCCGGAGGGTTGTTGCTGTAATAATTTGTCTTTTGAATgtaataggttcactttaaagctctctgctgctggacagccaataggaagtgtccgcGTCATGTAGGCAGTGATGTGGACACCTGAAAAAGGACCCCACCACCTTGAAATAACATCATGTGACTGCTGCTTTAGATGAGAAGCCACTCGTGTGTAGGTAACGCCATCATGTGACCTGGTGGATTTTTATTGCCCCTCCCCATTAGTGTAAAAATTTTAATACAAAGCTCATGGGGGGGCTGTTTTTCCTTCAACCTGGATTTCCTGCAGTACCtcttttctgccactaggtgCCCTCGGTCTTCAAAATTGAACAATTCCTCAGCATTGATGAAGCCTGAGGACATACAGTGAGTGCAGGGCATTATAGACCGTACTAAATACATCGGGGGGGGTCACATTGGGGGTAGGAGGGGTGGGTGGGGGCTAATAAAGCCCAGGGCCAAGGTGCATGTACATATAAGGAAACAGTTTGCAGAGATCATGTACTGTACTCTTGGTGTCCCCTGCACCTCGTGCTCAGTAATGTGAGATTCCATCAGGGAACAGGAAGTGAGTGCCGGCACTCCATGGGGACGGGCTCCGTACATATTGCCTCGGGCTGTTGTCTTATTCTCTGTACACACATGTCCGAGCGAGATGTACACAAAGCACTCAAGTGATTACACAACTAACTGACACTGTACATGAAATGAGGCCCCGGGGCCAACTGGAACTTTACtgtatccaaaaatatttacccgCTGACATTCCTACCCATAATGCCCTCTGGCAGACTGGTGAAAGGTGCTGCTTTGTTAAAATTCTGGAGTGATGTTCCTCGTTctgggtgacaacgctttgtccCCGTCTTCCAATTGTGCGCCAGCGTTGTCACATGGGTTTCCCATAGAGACTGCATGATATCATTTCAATACACGGGAATGGCCTAGTGTTGTCACTATCGGCAAATGCCATGGGGCCATTGATGGAGTTCATATAGATTGAGACGTTAGGAAAAGTATTTCTGCAGGCAGTGCCAGCAAAGGAACCCTCAGCGATCCCAATGTTATTCCTCACACACGGGCAGACATTGTACGGCCTATATGTTGGAGTACAGCCCGTGACATATTTCCATCATAACCCCCATCGTTCTCAGACTTCATGTGACCCCCTGGACTATTACATCCTGAAGGAGGCGTGGCTTGTGGGAGTGGCTCCTTGTGGGCGGGGCTTGGACTCCTGGCTATGTTTGTAAACCTCTAAAGAAGTCACGTGGAATAATTCTCTGGAATCCCAGCACTTATTTCCTGCGGATTGTACGTCTTCCTCTGAGACTttcaggtttccttttttttccagcaggACGAATGGAAGATTGCGGTAAGAGAGGCGGGGCCATTGTGTCCCCAGCCGTCCAAATCAACAGATTTATTCCAGTGAAGTTTGTATGAAGTTTGTATGAATAGACTGATGGGGACCCCCCTTCTTCCCCGGGGCTACCCCATCAGTTCCAGgacaccacaaaaaaaacaacttaggGGTCCTTTCTTTCCCCTCCCCCTGCAGACTTTTCCTCTTAGATTTTTCACCAATCacggattttttttttgtatacaatatgcaaataaagataaaatccATGACCAAGGATTCCCAGAGCCCTGGGGGTTACCTAACCAGATACCTGCCTGCTTTGTGGCTCCCTTTGAATGATTGAAACCTCCAGTGAACCTTTGATTAAGGCAGAGTCAGCTGCTGTATAAAATATGGCTTGAGCTACTGAACTCTATTAACAGCATGTTTCATGTGACAAGGAGTTCAGGATATGTAAGCTCGGGAAGCGCCACCTGCTGGatggaagaaaaatacaaagaaataattgtaacaactcatttttttatcaataaagacCCCACCACCAATGAGGAGTCTGATTGGCTGCATTTGTCATATAATAAGAATTGAGCCTCCGATCACAAAGCTGTATTACAGTCATGTGACCGCCATCGTCCGCTCTCATTGGACACAGCTGACGGTTTATTTTTAGTAATCTGGATCCTGGTCCTGTGTGTTATTTTTGTCTGTTCTGTTCATGGGGACACGGCGTCTATATGGAAGCATTCTAGGAGTGGGTGAACACGTGCGTGTGTTTGTCCCTTCCTGGTGAATCCTCCGTCTGCCAAACCTCGTGTTGGGGAGTGTGAGGCCTTAGACGAGGAAATAAGAAGATCCTTGGTGTTACAGGTCTGCTGGGTGTGCTGGAGCGTGTCACCGATGGTACATTCCATGTACGGGGCCGTGGAGGGGTCACATGATGGTATCACCCACACATGAGTGGCTGCAGAGTTCTTAAAGAAGGGCTCTAACTTTGACCCCTAGCTTGtgctgcctgctgattggacagcttGGGGGTGGGTATTGGGGTGTGatacctctgcagagagaccgctgCTTTCACACAAGGCCCCTTCTGCTGGAACCGCATTGGCTTCTTTACTCCGGCTTTGGTTGCATTTCAAATAATTCCCTTAAATTTCAGTGAATTATGATTGTGAGGGGGAATTTCTAGACACGCCCACTAGGGGCCTTGAGGAAGATACTGATTGGAGGATTTTGCAGCCAGACTTCACAGAGGGTCACAGACACTGCACTGTGAATGGTCATTTCTCATCTCTGTGTCACCAATCACAGGACAAAGCAGCTCTACTTCTGATTGGTAGCTGTAAAAATCCCCCAACCAATGTCTTCATTTAAAAAGAGCAAAGAGCTCCTAGTGGGCGTGTCCAGGAATTCCTCTCCCAATCATAATTCAGGGTTCCCAGATTTCCGGCCTAATGCAGCCATTTCTGAAGAGTTTCCATATTTCAGTCTGGAATTGAACAGCATGCGGGGGATGGGATGCCTATTGTGCTGCCATGGCGTGGGCGTCTGTGCCGCACCTGGCCATCATCTGCCCTTTGATGCGCCACATCTGAAGAGTCCTATAATGAGGGTTCTATAGGTAACCCGGGGAGACGGCGCCATCAAGAGGAGCCCATTGTTCCCGGAATATTCCTTATTATACTATGTATAGGAAGCAATTATCCTGTGATAATGGAATGGGGAGACACAGCAACGAATGCCAAACAGAACGGCACAACGGGGAGACCTATGGCTGTATGGTtatctgatggtgacaacatcaTGTCTGTGTGATGTGCAATGACATGGCCACTTGGATTCTCCATTGGaagccagggtgacaacacaaagcACGATTGGGAGACAAGAACAAAGCGTTGTCACACTATatcaggaagtgtctgaacaaggatctccatggcaggatcaccaggaatgattttattgatttaataCTGATGAATGTGTTGGGGTGTCCATGATTCCGGTGATCGGGGTCACTTCTACGTTAGGGGTGTCGGATCTCAtccagtgacaggttctctttgtcgTCTCAGACTTGGCTTTCACCCCTTCAGATGATCTCACGGTGTCCCCAAAGGCACTGCGCTCACATTTCCTGCTGCTCTCCACCTTATTGTTACAAGGAAATTTGTAGGAGAGGGGGAGGGCAATTATTTTTCTCCAGGGGGGAGGACGATGTGCGGAATACGGCGTTCAGACGGGCAGTGGTAGAAGATGGGCGAGGGCAGAGCGAGCTGTGACGTAACAGAGAGCGGCTCTATAAAGCGTGATGAGACTGCGGGAGATCCAGAGGAGACATCACACGGCATCTGCAGCACAGGTGAGACATTATNNNNNNNNNNNNNNNNNNNNNNNNNNNNNNNNNNNNNNNNNNNNNNNNNNNNNNNNNNNNNNNNNNNNNNNNNNNNNNNNNNNNNNNNNNNNNNNNNNNNNNNNNNNNNNNNNNNNNNNNNNNNNNNNNNNNNNNNNNNNNNNNNNNNNNNNNNNNNNNNNNNNNNNNNNNNNNNNNNNNNNNNNNNNNNNNNNNNNNNNNNNNNNNNNNNNNNNNNNNNNNNNNNNNNNNNNNNNNNNNNNNNNNNNNNNNNNNNNNNNNNNNNNNNNNNNNNNNNNNNNNNNNNNNNNNNNNNNNNNNNNNNNNNNNNNNNNNNNNNNNNNNNNNNNNNNNNNNNNNNNNNNNNNNNNNNNNNNNNNNNNNNNNNNNNNNNNNNNNNNNNNNNNNNNNNNNNNNNNNNNNNNNNNNNNNNNNNNNNNNNNNNNNNNNNNNNNNNNNNNNNNNNNNNNNNNNNNNNNNNNNNNNNNNNNNNNNNNNNNNNNNNNNNNNNNNNNNNNNNNNNNNNNNNNNNNNNNNNNNNNNNNNNNNNNNNNNNNNNNNNNNNNNNNNNNNNNNNNNNNNNNNNNNNNNNNNNNNNNNNNNNNNNNNNNNNNNNNNNNNNNNNNNNNNNNNNNNNNNNNNNNNNNNNNNNNNNNNNNNNNNNNNNNNNNNNNNNNNNNNNNNNNNNNNNNNNNNNNNNNNNNNNNNNNNNNNNNNNNNNNNNNNNNNNNNNNNNNNNNNNNNNNNNNNNNNNNNNNNNNNNNNNNNNNNNNNNNNNNNNNNNNNNNNNNNNNNNNNNNNNNNNNNNNNNNNNNNNNNNNNNNNNNNNNNNNNNNNNNNNNNNNNNNNNNNNNNNNNNNNNNNNNNNNNNNNNNNNNNNNNNNNNNNNNNNNNNNNNNNNNNNNNNNNNNNNNNNNNNNNNNNNNNNNNNNNNNNNNNNNNNNNNNNNNNNNNNNNNNNNNNNNNNNNNNNNNNNNNNNNNNNNNNNNNNNNNNNNNNNNNNNNNNNNNNNNNNNNNNNNNNNNNNNNNNNNNNNNNNNNNNNNNNNNNNNNNNNNNNNNNNNNNNNNNNNNNNNNNNNNNNNNNNNNNNNNNNNNNNNNNNNNNNNNNNNNNNNNNNNNNNNNNNNNNNNNNNNNNNNNNNNNNNNNNNNNNNNNNNNNNNNNNNNNNNNNNNNNNNNNNNNNNNNNNNNNNNNNNNNNNNNNNNNNNNNNNNNNNNNNNNNNNNNNNNNNNNNNNNNNNNNNNNNNNNNNNNNNNNNNNNNNNNNNNNNNNNNNNNNNNNNNNNNNNNNNNNNNNNNNNNNNNNNNNNNNNNNNNNNNNNNNNNNNNNNNNNNNNNNNNNNNNNNNNNNNNNNNNNNNNNNNNNNNNNNNNNNNNNNNNNNNNNNNNNNNNNNNNNNNNNNNNNNNNNNNNNNNNNNNNNNNNNNNNNNNNNNNNNNNNNNNNNNNNNNNNNNNNNNNNNNNNNNNNNNNNNNNNNNNNNNNNNNNNNNNNNNNNNNNNNNNNNNNNNNNNNNNNNNNNNNNNNNNNNNNNNNNNNNNNNNNNNNNNNNNNNNNNNNNNNNNNNNNNNNNNNNNNNNNNNNNNNNNNNNNNNNNNNNNNNNNNNNNNNNNNNNNNNNNNNNNNNNNNNNNNNNNNNNNNNNNNNNNNNNNNNNNNNNNNNNNNNNNNNNNNNNNNNNNNNNNNNNNNNNNTGGTGGTCTCACACTCAATGTTTTTCATTCACAGAATTGTATCTGATTtatattgattcatttattttttgctgattgattttgtctattttttttaagaatatattattgttattctgTGTATTATGTTGTTATTCTCATTTCAATGAATATTATTATGTTGATAATGATTGATGATGATAAGGTTACATTGTAGCATTGCTGGGTGTCTCTGTTATCTCTGttagtagtttgtgtctctgccacccccccctcccccctcccctccttcgCATTGCTAAGTCACTGCATGGAGTTATCTCCTTGCATACTTAAGCTTTAGCTATTGAGCTCCATAAATACCAAGTGATGAGGACCCCACGAGCCACCTACTGGCCGGGTATAAGAACACAGATTGATAATAACAAAAATTCTCTTGTTGCACAAAGCCAATGTAGAGTTCAGCTTAAGTAAACCAGTGTAgaagaataaaacaagaaaagattgCCCATTGAGCCAAtgttccttcacttcctgtgtggtcaccgataaaggaagtgagggaaatctctCTGATGGAGACTTAGTGAGTTGCCCTTATTCTTCCCTGCACCACATTGATGTTTGGGATTCCGCTTTCACCCCTCCGGTGACATTTTCCTTGGATTGAGGTCCGAGTGATAACTCATATTTCAGAATATTTCAGGCGTGTCACCCGACATGTTGACTCTTGCATTGGAGTAGCATTGAGCTCTAAATGCCCCGATGCCAGTCCTGCATGGAATTTTCTGGCATTGCAAAGAATTCTGGCAGCAGTGCTCTTTCTTCTCATGAtttgattggcttcttgtgctgcttctcctcaGTCTGAGCTTTGCTCACCTGTGAtgtctaaagtgaacctgtcatcagaTGTTACTTCTCCTGGGGATCACATGACTCTCTCTGATTTCCATCCTCACCTTCATCTCATTTTCTTCCTACAAGCACGACACCATCTTTCTTCAGGCATCATCTGGGGTCACCATCCGGGACTGAATGACACAAATATGTAAATCCTATGATAATGATTTAGAAGAGGCCCCTCCCCCTGCATACTCACTCTACACAGGCAGCCAACAACCATGAAGTGCTTTGTGCTCAGAACAGTTTGTAAACGGGTCTCAGATGGCTCTCTGTATGCAATATATTTGTCAATAAAGTTTTGATATGAACAATGACAAAAAGTTACACCAGTGGGCGCTATATCATATTCTCATGACAAGTAGGGTGGGCCAGAGCAGGGTAAGTTGGTTACTACATGCGGGCACAGGTGCGGGTCAAGACCACTTACCTTGTGTTGAACCCACCTATAGTGTTCAATACCCCAAACCTGCCCCACACACAGCACACACATCATTACTTGTGTCATATTTTGCTTATAATATTTGATGGGTATGGATGtggccactagagggcagcaacactaatttttttccttcttttctcagATCCACATCGCATCATTCAATGTTCTGCTCCAAGAAGAAGCTTCTGCCCTCCTGCCCCAATATCATCACCCCAGACCAGATCCCCTCATTCTTCATCCCCCCAAAGCTGTCCTCGTTACCAGACCGCGGGGGTCACGTAGGAAGGTGGTTCCAGAAGAAGCCTTCGGACGTAGGGTCCAAGTTCTCACCGAGAACCCTGGTGAGGTCGGCCAATTGCCACGTCATTCAGGTGGAAGATGTAGAGCAGGAAATTGGGAGCCCCAAGCAGAAACATGGGTCCTCCATAGCGGACACAATCATGGGGGGCCCATACCTGTCGGAGAGCCCCCACACCCGCCGGAGGGAGTCTCTCTTCCACCAGATGTGTCCCACGCATGGACCTCGTGAGCCGCAGATGTTGTCCCGGTCAGATCCGGACTGTGTATTGAACTGGAAGGCCTTTTCTCACGACTTTCGTCTTTTGACCCTGGACAGTGACACCACATCTTCTACCGAGTCCTCACCCTATGGCTCCCCACTTCTCAACTGCTCCTTGGACAGACGTCTGAGGGGCCAAACCTCCGGTAACCAACCGACCTTCTCCCCCTCTCTTACCGTAAAGACTTTGACGCGGGCCAGTTCCCTGTCCACCGAGGAGACCAGCTCAACCGATACCAGTCCCAACCTACCCACCAAGATGGACCACGAGGAGAACCCTCGGAGCTCCATGGTCCATCTGGTGCCACCACCAATCTTCCATCTGGACTTCATCTGTTGCCAGGACCACCTGACCAAAGAAACCGAAGTCACCCTAAGCAAGGGCGGTCTCATCCGCTTGTCCGCGGAGTACGTGAAGGAGTTGGGGCGTCTCAGGGTGAAGCTGGTCAATGCGGAGAACCTGTACCCCGTACCCCAAGACCCCAAGGCCATCAGCTGCTGTGTGGTCATGTGCCTCATGCCGGGGAAGCTACAGAAGCAGAGGAGCACCGTCATCCGCCGCAGCCGGAACCCCATTTTTAATGAGGATTTTTACTTCGAAGGGGTCAAGAAAGAGGAGCTGGGGCAGCTCAGACTGAGGGTGAAAGTGGTGAATAGAGGAAATGGTGTGAAGAGGGACACTTTGCTGGGGAACAATGAAATCCAACTCTCCGCCATACTGCCCCTGTGATTTGGGTGGGTTGGGGGTGGTCTGGTGTAGGGATTGGTGGGATTTGTGGGTATTGAtgaatcaaatatttatatttcaataaagaACTGCTTTGCTACCCCGGTGTTACCGACTTATCGTCCGAAACATGTACATGCAATGCCATGAGATTGTTAGAACGAGGGATGACTCTCATACAGCTTGCAATGGTAATTCTATCATCCGATCGGTCAATATAAATTGTAGGCTGCAAAGCATGATGTGTCCACTAGGTGGAGCCATAGACTTATTCATTATagtccaatatataataaatgcaaaataatattattagcaatattcatattaataaacaggatttatatagcgccaacatattatgtagtgctgtacattaaaaagtggttgcaaatgacagatgaatacagatagtgacacaggaggatagaggaccctgccccaaagagcttacaatctaggaggtgtgtgtattaacacataataggatgggggatatgtagtggtgggaagtagaggcggttttaaaagacagaagatgatgggtaggcaagcttgaaaaaatgggtttttagtgctctttaaataagcagaaagtgagcaagccgaataggatgaggagaccattccagagaattggggcagctctagtaaAACCTTGGAGCCGTgccgtgtgatgaggttatgagtgaggaatataacacatacataaaagGATCATGTATGTACAACGGGCATCAGGTAGGGGGGCAGAAGGTACTTCCGGGACCCAATCAAAAGAACTTGCCTTTACAATGCTGGAACTTGTAGACATGGGGGAGGGGGCCCAGGTGTTTTACCTAGTATTGGGGCCCATAGGTTTCTGATGGTGTTCctgcatgtatttattatatgcatatatattcctattttacGGCATGGATGAGACACAGAGCTCTCTAGTTTAGTCCAATGAGCAGACAATATTACAACCCCGCTCACTGTAACAGGGCTAGCTCCTCTAGGGGGGGATCTAAATTATTACACAGGAAGCTCACCTGTGGGTGAGTGTTTATTGCTGGATGTGTGTTTGTAACCAGTCACCATAGCCCGGAGGGTCACCATAAGGGGCAGGGATTAGGATTTAGGAAGATAGGGAAATGACTGGTGGGAGGAGCCAGTAAGTTGCACTACATGGACAATACTCACTATTATTCTTATCCTCTTCTTACCTGATGTGTGCAAGGTAACACAAGTACATAGCGCCATCTGCTGGCTTTATGTGGCCTGGGTGTATAGGAAAGAGCGCAGCAGAGTTGTTTTTCAATAATGGTAACAATGATTGGACCATTCCTGGAGAGGAGCcttcacccccctccccctcatcCAATCGGGGGGTCCTGGGGTCATAATAGTACAGAGAAAGGGGGAAAGTAGTGATGTGAGTCCGAGATGTAGAAGAGGGGAAGGTGGGGAGATATCTGGGTATCTGTGTCCCAATGTCTGGGGTATCTGTGTCCCTGTGTCTGGGGTATTTGGGGTATCTGTGTCTCCTGTCCCTGAGTCTGGGGTATCCGTGTCTTCTGTCCCTGTGTCTTGTGTCTCCTGTCCTGTGAATATTGCTGAGACTGGGGTAGTTCTGGTGAATACATATCTGATAAGGAAGATTCCCCAGACGTCCATAGGGGGAAGGTGATCATTTCCTCAATCATCCTGATGGGGGCGCCGGCTCCATAATCAGATCTCTCTGTCCCTCCATGGGGCAATTTGCTGTTATCAATGGGGAAGAATCTCCTGCCAAGACCCAGAATTATCGTCCAATCAGCTTGCTCAATGTCTGGCAAAGGTTTTCTTTTGCCGTTGCCGTTATCCGGGTGGGATAAATATCTGCTGGCATTGGATCAGGAGAAAGCTTTCATCGGGTGAATCATGGCTACCTATGCCTGTGGTTTAGTCTTCATCAACGGCTTCATCGATTGGCTGAAGATTTTGTATAAAGGTGCAGAGGTTGGCTCATGGTTGGATTGGTCAGTGAGTTCAGGGGTGCACCAGGGGTGTCCATTGAGCCCCCTTTCTATGTGTTCTATCAGCCCCTTTGTGGGGTGCCCGTGGGCATTGCTGGGGTACAACCATTGCTTTGCCCTCCCGGATGCCTACGGCAAGAATTCACAATTCTAGGCATCAGATTTGGTGCCGGTCATTGCGGTCTTTCAAGCTGGAAGAGATGGAGGCTTTCTTATAGGAATGTGACTTACCTGTCCAGGTAAGAGGGAGACCTAGGGACGGTCATTGTACAAAGTATAACTGTGGTAACATGCAGATCCctagttattgtacagcgctgcatattatgttggcgctatttatcctgtttattaataataataccctccTGGATGGGTAGGGATTGGCTCAGGGTGGCAGGATTCCGGCTTACCCAGTGCTTGGAAATACTTAGTGACAGAGCAGAGGTCAAGCGTCTTCCTCGGGGCAAAGGGGTGTCACTGACCCTAAAGAATTGCCCAGGCTCAGTACTAAAGGTGGaggtgcaataaattcatttgGAAACAATTTCCTTAAAGTTGAAGGGTTCAGCCAGGTTTATCTACTGCAGCGCCCCTAGAGGACAAGGTGGAATGCTGGGGGTCTATGGTGACCCTTTCTCATTTTGTACCCCAGTGCCCTATTACCTAGAGGTCTATAAATGGTCTAAAAACAGATGGGGAGGGCCCTAGACACCATTTTCTATTTGTCAATCATTTTGACGGATTATAGACTGCGGGGCtgcatggggggggggttgggaaTATAAATTTAAACTTTCTGATGTATTCCGTTctttatatttctatttcattttttatatttttatatttgtttttataatgaaatcccagaaatttgttgttttgtatttaacaataaacatttgCTCCGATATAACTTATACCAGGAGGGCGGCGATCTCCCTCGGGTATAATAGAGGCGCCGCACGCTGTAGCGCA is part of the Pyxicephalus adspersus chromosome 12, UCB_Pads_2.0, whole genome shotgun sequence genome and harbors:
- the THEM4 gene encoding acyl-coenzyme A thioesterase THEM4, producing the protein MFYNQDEKRIVCIFQPGPYLEGPRGFTHGGCIATIIDATVGTGAVYNSGHAMTANLNINYKNPIPLGSTVIIDSRVDKVEGRKIYTSCQVRNHDDSVLHTEATGLFIKVGDSEAKL
- the C2CD4D gene encoding C2 calcium-dependent domain-containing protein 4D codes for the protein MFCSKKKLLPSCPNIITPDQIPSFFIPPKLSSLPDRGGHVGRWFQKKPSDVGSKFSPRTLVRSANCHVIQVEDVEQEIGSPKQKHGSSIADTIMGGPYLSESPHTRRRESLFHQMCPTHGPREPQMLSRSDPDCVLNWKAFSHDFRLLTLDSDTTSSTESSPYGSPLLNCSLDRRLRGQTSGNQPTFSPSLTVKTLTRASSLSTEETSSTDTSPNLPTKMDHEENPRSSMVHLVPPPIFHLDFICCQDHLTKETEVTLSKGGLIRLSAEYVKELGRLRVKLVNAENLYPVPQDPKAISCCVVMCLMPGKLQKQRSTVIRRSRNPIFNEDFYFEGVKKEELGQLRLRVKVVNRGNGVKRDTLLGNNEIQLSAILPL